In a genomic window of Pseudochaenichthys georgianus unplaced genomic scaffold, fPseGeo1.2 scaffold_2048_arrow_ctg1, whole genome shotgun sequence:
- the LOC117441854 gene encoding atypical chemokine receptor 3-like yields MSLSSADLLDLLDQWEELKDLNLSDPNATRVDATVCSGAVGHASVLYVLSIFYLFIFLVGIASNALVVWVNLRSHRKCSDVFVLQLAAADLVAVATLPVQVSSMLIGRWPFGAVLCKLTHLVFSVNLFSSILFLTCMSVERHLSVTLRGELTPRRGMLTRRLVCAAVWMLALAAAAPETYFLQTVVSPHHSGSVCRPVFSSREMMVFVQMIFSVLGFLLPLPIIIASYLALPPDPDRGVSRRVVLSYIVVFVLCWLPLHVVLVLDLVALLLPFSCSLEGFLWVALQVTQCVSMMHCVLNPVLYSFLHRSYRYDLMKAFIFRYSSRSGVARLIDNENTENTSETSETLETLETLETLETESSLAEIRDRM; encoded by the exons ATGTCTCTGAGCTCTGCCGACCTGCTGGACCTCCTGGATCAGTGGGAGGAGCTTAAGGATCTGAACCTGAGCGACCCCAACGCGACCCGGGTCGATGCCACGGTGTGTTCAGGGGCCGTGGGACATGCCAGCGTCCTTTACGTCCTCAGCATCTTCTACCTGTTCATCTTCCTCGTTGGTATCGCCTCCAACGCCCTGGTGGTGTGGGTCAACCTGCGCTCGCACAGGAAGTGCTCAGACGTGTTCGTCCTCCAGCTGGCGGCGGCCGACCTGGTTGCCGTGGCGACTCTACCCGTGCAGGTGAGCTCGATGCTGATTGGTCGCTGGCCGTTCGGCGCGGTGCTGTGTAAACTGACTCACCTGGTGTTCAGCGTGAACCTGTTCTCCAGCATCCTGTTCCTCACCTGTATGAGCGTGGAGCGCCACCTGTCCGTCACGCT CCGCGGGGAGCTAACGCCACGCCGCGGGATGCTAACGAGACGACTCGTCTGCGCCGCCGTGTGGATGCTAGCGTTAGCCGCCGCGGCGCCAGAGACCTACTTCCTGCAG ACGGTGGTCTCTCCTCATCACTCCGGCTCCGTGTGTCGCCCGGTCTTCTCGTCTCGTGAGATGATGGTCTTCGTTCAGATGATCTTCTCCGTCCTGGGCTTCCTGCTCCCGCTCCCCATCATCATCGCCTCCTACCTGGCGCTGCCCCCCGACCCCGACCGGGGGGTGAGCCGCCGCGTCGTGCTAAGCTACATCGTGGTGTTCGTGTTGTGCTGGTTACCTCTCCACGTGGTCCTGGTCCTGGACCTGGTGGCCCTGCTGCTGCCCTTCAGCTGCAGTCTGGAGGGCTTCCTGTGGGTGGCGCTGCAGGTGACCCAGTGTGTGTCCATGATGCACTGCGTCTTGAACCCCGTGCTCTACAGCTTCCTGCACCGCAGCTACCGCTACGACCTCATGAAGGCCTTCATCTTCAGGTACTCCAGCCGCTCAGGGGTCGCTCGCCTCATCGACAACGAGAACACAGAGAACACCTCGGAGACCTCGGAGACCCTTGAGACCCTTGAGACCCTTGAGACCCTTGAGACCGAGAGCTCCTTGGCAGAGATCAGAGACCGGATGTAA